TCTTTTAAACGAGAAAACAATTTGATGAAAACTGATAATGAATATGAATTATAGTCACCTTAAAAATCTTTTAAACTTGAgtatattattgttgttgttgataTGACCATTGCTTCATTAAAatatagatttgaataattaacgattttttaaaatgtttttggtttttttatgACTCAAAAATATTGAATTCATTAGATGATATTGAGCTTAAAAAGTGTTGTATTATGTCTGCAAAACAAATTTCTCATAATAACTCATGTAATAACTCATGTGATATAGATTCAAATAATTTGTTTTCGGAAATCAAAGTGTTGCAAATTATTTTGTCAAATGTATTTATGTCTACATTTGAAATCTTAGAGTTTGTAAAAAAAGAATATTAACATCGTTTTATTGCATATCAAAACTTATTAACTTTACCCATATCATTGAtggaaaaaagttttttttaaaattgaatttattaaaaaattatttaagatCATCAATATCACATCACATCAAAAAAATAAATGGTTTATCTAAGTTATGCATCAAAAAAGATATTTTGGACAATATCAACCTTGATACTATTATTAATGACTTTATTtctaaaaaaaaactcataaatgtATTATTTTAACCTTGATACTTAATTACTCTAAACAAGTCTTCTAAGTACTTAACAAAACATCCAAATTCTAATTACTAAATTACACAAAAACTGTAAGCATTGAGATGAGTCCTACGATGATAACAATTTGCGAACATACTGTACTATCCATCTTTAATGAAACCGCTTCACTGCTGTTCGTAGAAGTTTGGTTTGCAGTTTGAGCAATGTTTCCATGCTCCAAAACCTTCACAATCATCTTAAGTCCACGTTCACAGTGCCCTGAAACTCCACTAATGAAATAAAAATATCCAGATCGATCGATTTCAAAAGTAGTGTCACCATTGTTGGAGAAAAAGATAGGGTGCGATGACTTGCACTTTGCATGCTCTTCTTTGCTCACAACCAACACTGAATCCTTCTTGTATGCAAAATCTACACATTTATGAGACTTTTTTATACTATGTaggggttaaatgcaagaaacaacaatGTACTTCCATACCTTAGTTCTATTTCTTTTTACTACAATACTgtataaacttttaaaatttcttTTTGTGATACCAAATAAACATACAACTTATAACTTACGAAGTGTGTCGTTGATGTTAAAACGATTCTTGGAAGCCCATACGTCGTAGAGATCAGTACTATCCTTTGAGGTGGGAATAACCCACCCTTTGTCACCACCAACTTGAAATTCGATGGAGTATACTGTGAGAATGGAGGAGAAGAAGGCTACTGCCATGAAAATGGTGATCGTGTTCTTCATGGTTGTAACTTGTATAGGGTTTTTGGGAGAAAGATTGCTAGTGGTGGTTTACGTTAAGTAAAGAGTGCTTTTAAGGTTGATTTGAATTAAGGAGTTGGTTATTTTGAAGAGAGTGGAAGAGAGAGTTGTGGAGAAGTTGTGGGGATGCGATCTTTGACTTGGTAACTTCTGtttattctaaattaatttaattgTATTAATTTATAAGTTTTTACCGAATTCTGTAACTAAGTGTTTTTTATTAATTGGTTACTAACATATAAGTATACTTTTATTAATTAACAATACCTTTTCTAATGAAATACTAAAAACCTATTAATgtaactagttgtgaaacccgtatattatacgggttgattaaaacaaaatgttaaatagaaacgattaaatgagaagtttatttgaatttgaattttaaaataaataaaaattatgagaaaaaaaaacatgcaaaaaataaataaattaaaattattgtttagttatcagacccgtatactaaataagttaattataacaaaatgttaaacacagaggtttaaactgtaaatttatttgaaattgaaattgaaatttaaaatttaaaatttaaaatttaaaatttaaaattaatatcattatggtaggtttaatttatggaaactaattaataatatattagaaatggaaaatgaaataaatgacaagtggaaaataaatatatctttaaatttaaattataacaaaatgacatgtggcaaattgaatgagagaaggacatgtggcaaaatcattcttatttattagggtagatttttTACGACGATAATTGTTATAAAGATGCAACTAATTTTTATTTGAAGGAATTATTATTAATTCAATAGACTTTTACCACATTGCTTCATATATTTAACTAGTTGATAGGTTGACCAATGTAAAAACGACCATTATACTTGTGGTAACCCAATTTGAATCCAAGATAATATTAATTGTAAGACAATTTTAACATTAATTTATAGAAATAAACAAAATACTCAAAAATGAATACAAGATCCAAAAAAATGTCATGAAACGCTAAAAAAAATGAACTCTAAATAGTTTGTAATTTAGAtaataaatttcatttttttttctgtgTAAGATATAAATGTTCATTTTCGTTAGTATCAACGCTTTTCTTAACACCCTTATTAATTTTGTTAACATAGTCACTTGGGGGTTGAATGTTAGTGTCATAATGACATGTGTTCAACCAAACAACTTCAATGGGTTCAAGCTGACACTCCCAGTTCAATCTCTACTTTTGGGTACAAATTTGTTAAAATCAGTTAAATTTAGTGAACAAAAATGTAAATACTCGTTTTTATATATTCACCCACAAAATTACATTTCCCGACTCACTCACTTGTCTTAGGTGCCTCCAACATAATACTATCAGTTGTTATTTAGAAAAAATAAGAATGAAAGATAATATTCTCTCACTTGAACTAAGACTCATGGAAAAGAATGAACACTTCTTGTGGTGTTATATTTACGGGGTCGCTTCTGAATATTCAAATACCCAAGACGAGTACAAAAAAAATATCTTTAGACTCTAACGTGTAACGAATTAAATTATATAAACCGATAAACATAAATCAGATTATATGATTTTtgataaacaattaaacaataagttacatcaactgataatcataaatcAGATTATATGATTTCTgataaacaattaaataataaacataatTGCATAATCTGATTTTAGTTTCTGATAAACTATTAACATGTTTTGATTTCAACATTCAGTTTCTGATAATCTGATTTCATTCAATATTCAGATTTTCAACATTTAGTTTCTGATAATATGATTTCATTCAACATTCGGAATTCCAACATTTAGAAAACTAGAAAACTACAATTTGATGCAACAAATCAACATTCTGATTTATAATAATCTATAATCTAATTCAACATTCAGAATTTTTGATTTCTGATTCAATCATAACTGATAATATAACATAATTTGATCTGATAAGTATTCAACATTCAGTTTATCTGTTTCTTATAAGATACAATGGAACAAAAATAAAAGGAACAATGGAACAAAAATAAAAGTAGAAAACTCTAACATTGACCAAGAGACTAGTTGTGTAAGTCTAACGCCACTGACTCGCTAATTTGCTGCCTTCCTAAACAAATATTCAATGATTATTGATTAATCAACCGTTTTCTTTGTGTGTACCTTCTTCTGCCTTTTGTGAATGTACGTGGAGTGATCGATTAGATAATTAGCATTTGGGCCCCTGAAAAACTTATCCCCTGTATCACTTAATACAATAATAAAAGAGCAATTATCAACAATGATTAATCAATGTCGTAAGAAAAGAACAATCATCAAGACTTTATTAATCTACATGGGGTTTTGTATATGTGGCACACATAGTCAGGAGGTGGTGTAGTCTGCTCAAAACTGTTGTTACCAGCACTACATATCAAGGATGGATCCACATGAGAGCCAGAGAAAGCCCAGATCCACCCTTAAATtctcattttatatatatatatatatatatatatatatatatatatatatatatatatatatatatatatatatatagggtaaagtgaatatacttTTGGGGTATACAAGATTACATACCCAAAGTAACTATCCGACGTCGTTTGAAGTTAACGGAGatttaggtgctgtttgttttttggaaaaaacctcttcaaacctcttactgctgcgcggcgcagcacacgcgcagcACTTTTAATCTCGCagctgtttgttttttagaagccTTCTGAGTCAAAAACCTCTGCGCGTGCTCTGTTTGGCGCAGCACTTGTACTGCCTCTTCCAAcctcttccaacctcttcttcttcttattttattgctgaaattttgattatatgttattaaaattttatttcatattttttttcccttttttttcatttattcttattgaatttatttttcatttttttatattcaataataataatttcttgatgaaatatcattattttttactgaaaatatctttattttttgttgaaatatcattcTTTTTTACTGAAATATCATTAATTTTTACCGAAAtgttatacattattaaattttacgtattaaaaagctattttcggtttataaaattagtttattttaattttttaatatctgcagcagtatgcagctgttaaaaaaacaaacacgctttTAATTATAGTCTGCAGCCGTTTGgttcacctcttctactgcagagggttgcagaggtggtccgcagacttcatgaatttttgctTCAGAAAATCAAACAGCACCTTACTTTCTTCCTCATATAGCTCTCGTCCACTCCTATTACGAAGATGGGTGTTTGTTGTGACTCATTCGATTGTTGTAAGTCCTTCGATTCTTCCCGGCAGTTCGATTTGCCCCAAAACTAGCACACATGGCTTACACCCTAAGGACCTAGGGAGGGAACGACTTCCATTTGTCAGCAAGAAATCAAACGACTTCCTTTTCTCAAGACCCCTAACGGTTAGTCGATTTCTTCTCCcaatcttttaatttttttgatttaaTCTAAAGCTCGAATTCATAAAACTAGAACCCGAAGTTATTTCATTTCTGTAAGTTTGATCTTTGAATAATCGAGACTTATTCACTTTGACTCAAAATTGATTTATGATTTAGTGTGAGTGTGAAATCGATTTTTGATGTTAAGTTGTGATTTGTGAATCTCACATGGTTTTTCATTTGCAACTATATTAAAAGAAGCCCACTAGGTGTTCGACAAAATGTCATCTCCTATCATAacattattttttcattttttatatgaATAAAAATTGTATGTTTTCATCTATATTCGAAAGCTAATTTATACCCTTTTCTTCTATGGCAGTGATGTTGGATTTAAAGTGAACGCACATGAACTTTTTGACGGACCGTTATCGTTGCAGGGGATATCCCACCAGCTACATCTAAAGATGTTGAAATTGTTGTGAAAGCAACTCATAGAGCTCTTAAACGCAATGGAGGAAAAGACTGGGCAACAACTTTCTGGAGCACATTGTGCCAAGTATTTGCATGTCATTGCTACAAAGGTGCGTGTTTAGTTTTATTGAAATTTTACGGGTTTTCTAGttaataaattagtttttagtggtttattttctttgttttggaGATTTATCAAAGTTCATAAGCTTTTCATGTGCAGATAGCTGAGAAGAAATCTGAATTAGCAAAACTTGAAGCCATTGATAATGGAAAACCTTATGATGAAGCATGGGATATAGTATCTTCATTGTATATAATCATATTGACCTTTCCATGGATTCCCACTATCAGTCCCACTAGAAGTTTTGATTAGGGACCAGCATGTTACCCAAATCTCTAATGCAAGTGGTGAAAAACAAAGCACAAATGTACAAAACACCATTGTATATTGATAGAGGTTTTATTGTTTTAATGAATTTTGTGTGTAAAACTAACTTTCCAAATTTCCTAGTTGGTTGTATGATGTGTTTGTTAAATTACATTGTGAAAAATGATGGGACTTTTTCCCAATGATaacatcttactttcattttAAACACATAACATCATTAACTTTCTTTTTTAATCAATAACAGCAACATACTTTTTTTTTCACATAATAGCATAATAAATAGCCTCATATTTTCCTTTTTCCACAAAATAGCCTCAAAATTTCATTATTTTTCCACTTTTCCAATTATAGGGTATCTTCTTTTAACTCAAACTAGTCAACTTAGGTAGCTGTCAAGAATCAATTCTACAATCTTATAGTATTAAAACATACCTAGTCAAAATACGAAATTGCATTGCCTTTTTAAGTTACATAACTGTTGACCAAGTTAAAAGGTCAACGCAAGAGAAAGAAAAACAAATACCAAAACAAGAACATGGAAGCTATTCAAATCACAATCAAACTACCAATAATTTATTTACTAAACACATGAGCAGAAACCCTTAGCTACAAAGAACTAGTCAAGACACACTTCAATCTCACTGGTACATCTTGCATACATCACATTAACTTCCATGATCACTGGTACATCTTTAACACATAAGTGTGATGGCTTTTTCCCTTGTTAGACGATTTTGCTCATGTTGGGTCGCCAAAAGACAATTGCAATGTTGGTTCGACACTTTGTTTTGAGGCAAAGTTGTGTATCCTGTTTTTTGGATGGATGAAAAATGAGCAAAGGAAACACTGATTCCCAAGACGAATGGAAATTTTTTTTTTAGCGACGCATGACATTATTGCCCTTCTAATTTACATATACAACATTGTTATTGGCTGTATGTACACAGGAGCAAAATATTATCCATGAGAACCTGCTGCACATGTAGCAACAAGTAAGAAAAACCTTTAAATTCCATGTTTCTTTTATAAGCATTATAAATATTCTAATTCTTATATATATCAAGAACCATTAGCCGGTTTCTTGAGAAACAAAAGGATAAAATCACATAAGTGGTCTTTTGTACAACAACAACAAAtgatacaaatatatatacaaatatacaaGATTACCTAGTTAACAAATCAAAAAAAAATGAATAGCTGGTGGCATTATGTCGAACAGCTGGTGGGTGGAAGTTAAACTTTCACAATTCCTCTATATCGAAACATCAACAACCATTTCCAACTCCTTGTGATGTGATGGATGTTGAAAATTCGTAATGTAAATTGATGTTGCAGTTAGAATTACATGAGAAAATTGCCCCTAAAACTCTCACAAAACGAACAAACTCCATACTTCAAAGAACAAAAAGGAACAAAATGTATTACCTTAAATCACAATCTTTTTCAAATCAATAAGCATCGATAACCCATGGACCCTAGGACCCAGTTCCAATTTTGTGATGGTGATTTCCGGTGAAGAGTGACAAGTGAGGAGGAAAGAATGAGTCGGCGACAGAGAAAGAATGAGATGGCGATAAAGAAAGAATGAATCAATGAAATAGAAATAATGAGATTTATG
The genomic region above belongs to Lactuca sativa cultivar Salinas chromosome 4, Lsat_Salinas_v11, whole genome shotgun sequence and contains:
- the LOC111895880 gene encoding mavicyanin; amino-acid sequence: MKNTITIFMAVAFFSSILTVYSIEFQVGGDKGWVIPTSKDSTDLYDVWASKNRFNINDTLHFAYKKDSVLVVSKEEHAKCKSSHPIFFSNNGDTTFEIDRSGYFYFISGVSGHCERGLKMIVKVLEHGNIAQTANQTSTNSSEAVSLKMDSTVCSQIVIIVGLISMLTVFV